One window of the Candidatus Effluviviaceae Genus I sp. genome contains the following:
- the pcaF gene encoding 3-oxoadipyl-CoA thiolase — MRDVFICDAVRTPIGSYGGSLAPVRADDLAAVPVSALTTRNAGLDPAAVDDVLLGCANQAGEDNRNVARMALLLAGLPDTVPGCTLNRLCGSGMAAVGAAANAIRTSEAELVIAGGVESMSRAPFVMGKATKAFDRTAEIFDTTIGWRFVNPRMHERYGSDPMPITAENLAREFKISREDQDRFAMWSQSKAAAAMADGRLAEEITPVKVPQPKGEPAVVTSDEHPRSTSLEKLAKLRPLFADPGTVTAGNASGVNDGAAALILASEAAVVKHGLRPLARVLGTAAAGVPPRIMGIGPVPATRKLLARLGMALDRMDIIELNEAFAAQALACSRQLGLADDDPRINPLGGAIALGHPLGMSGARLVTTAVYQLRRTAGRYALCTMCIGVGQGIAAVIEAASG; from the coding sequence ATGCGGGACGTGTTCATCTGTGATGCCGTCCGTACCCCGATAGGCAGCTACGGCGGTTCGCTCGCTCCGGTCCGCGCCGACGACCTCGCCGCCGTTCCCGTGAGCGCCCTCACGACCCGGAACGCCGGCCTCGACCCGGCGGCCGTGGACGACGTGCTCCTCGGCTGTGCCAACCAGGCCGGCGAGGACAACCGGAATGTCGCGCGCATGGCCCTCCTGCTGGCGGGGCTACCCGACACGGTCCCGGGCTGCACGCTCAACCGGCTGTGCGGCTCGGGCATGGCCGCGGTCGGCGCGGCCGCCAACGCCATCCGGACATCCGAGGCCGAACTCGTCATCGCCGGGGGCGTCGAGAGCATGTCGCGCGCGCCGTTCGTCATGGGCAAGGCGACGAAGGCGTTCGACCGGACTGCCGAGATCTTCGACACGACCATCGGGTGGCGGTTCGTCAACCCGCGCATGCACGAGCGCTACGGGTCCGACCCGATGCCGATCACGGCTGAGAACCTGGCCCGGGAGTTCAAGATCAGCCGCGAGGACCAGGACCGCTTCGCGATGTGGAGCCAGTCGAAGGCGGCCGCCGCGATGGCCGACGGACGCCTGGCGGAGGAGATCACGCCGGTCAAGGTCCCGCAGCCGAAGGGTGAACCCGCCGTCGTGACGAGCGACGAGCATCCTCGGAGCACGTCCCTGGAGAAGCTGGCCAAGCTCCGGCCCCTCTTCGCGGATCCGGGGACGGTCACCGCCGGGAACGCCTCGGGTGTGAACGACGGAGCCGCGGCCCTCATCCTTGCCTCCGAGGCGGCCGTCGTGAAGCACGGTCTTCGGCCCCTCGCCCGCGTCCTCGGCACGGCGGCCGCCGGCGTCCCCCCGCGCATCATGGGCATCGGCCCGGTACCGGCCACGCGGAAGCTGCTGGCCAGGCTCGGCATGGCGCTGGACCGGATGGACATCATAGAGCTCAATGAGGCGTTCGCGGCGCAGGCGCTCGCGTGCAGCAGGCAGCTCGGCCTCGCGGACGACGACCCGCGGATCAACCCGCTCGGAGGCGCGATCGCGCTCGGACATCCCCTCGGCATGAGCGGCGCGCGGCTCGTCACGACGGCGGTCTACCAGCTCCGCCGCACGGCGGGGCGCTACGCGCTCTGCACGATGTGCATCGGCGTCGGGCAGGGCATCGCCGCGGTGATCGAGGCAGCATCCGGCTAG
- a CDS encoding transcriptional regulator yields the protein MRAERDFEFDLLIHSPVRLAVLSVLSELEDADFVFLRETVGATDGNLSTHLARLEEAGYVRIRKAFANRKPRTTCAITPKGRKAFVAYLEHLERIVRTHRGVKGGRYA from the coding sequence ATGAGGGCTGAGCGCGACTTCGAGTTCGACCTCCTGATCCACTCCCCGGTCAGGCTCGCCGTCCTCTCCGTTCTCTCAGAGCTGGAGGACGCCGACTTCGTCTTCCTGAGGGAGACGGTCGGGGCCACGGACGGGAACCTGAGCACTCACCTGGCCCGGTTGGAGGAGGCCGGCTACGTGCGGATCAGGAAGGCCTTCGCGAACAGGAAGCCGCGCACGACGTGCGCGATCACGCCGAAGGGGAGGAAGGCCTTCGTGGCCTACCTCGAGCATCTGGAGCGAATCGTCCGGACCCATAGGGGCGTGAAGGGAGGACGCTATGCGTAG
- a CDS encoding nucleotidyltransferase domain-containing protein codes for MEVLREAPAGKGIGAALVFGSVARGGEGAASDVDLMVVAGVGLKTVSGRLSGASERLGYEVNPHVMDAGELRRRRESGDHFVLRVLESRKLFVVGDQDEHARLG; via the coding sequence GTGGAGGTGCTGCGCGAGGCCCCGGCGGGGAAGGGCATCGGTGCGGCCTTGGTGTTCGGCTCAGTCGCACGGGGAGGAGAGGGCGCGGCGAGCGATGTGGATCTCATGGTCGTCGCGGGTGTCGGGCTCAAGACGGTCTCCGGCCGGCTGAGCGGTGCGTCCGAGAGGCTCGGTTATGAGGTGAACCCGCATGTGATGGACGCCGGCGAGCTCCGCCGGAGGCGGGAGTCGGGCGATCACTTCGTCCTGCGCGTGCTCGAGTCGCGGAAGCTGTTCGTGGTGGGGGATCAGGATGAGCATGCGCGACTGGGCTGA
- a CDS encoding Rrf2 family transcriptional regulator, with protein sequence MRVTTRGRYGLRVVMELAACRGRGPMTASAIARNQGISGKYVRVLAARLGAAGIVTAVRGPRGGYALTREPSAITAREVVAALEGPLAPVACVHDALSCPRSRRCAARDVWCDVARAVDGVLASLTMDELAARHTVKQQRAAPGRDARGVES encoded by the coding sequence ATGAGGGTAACGACCAGGGGACGCTACGGGCTGCGCGTGGTGATGGAGCTCGCAGCCTGCCGCGGCCGGGGTCCGATGACCGCAAGCGCCATCGCCAGGAACCAGGGCATCTCGGGCAAGTACGTGCGCGTGCTCGCGGCCCGACTCGGCGCCGCGGGCATCGTGACGGCCGTGCGCGGACCGCGAGGAGGATACGCGCTGACTCGCGAGCCATCCGCGATCACCGCGCGCGAGGTGGTGGCCGCGCTCGAGGGCCCGCTCGCCCCGGTCGCCTGCGTGCACGACGCCCTCTCGTGCCCAAGGTCGCGGCGGTGCGCCGCACGCGACGTGTGGTGCGACGTGGCACGGGCGGTGGACGGAGTGCTCGCCTCGCTCACCATGGACGAGCTCGCCGCGCGGCACACGGTGAAGCAGCAGAGAGCGGCTCCAGGTCGCGACGCGCGAGGAGTCGAGAGTTGA